In the Salvia miltiorrhiza cultivar Shanhuang (shh) chromosome 8, IMPLAD_Smil_shh, whole genome shotgun sequence genome, TCATGTTACTTATTGAATATGATGAACCTCTATTTCAAGTTATATATGTCCACGAAACATGCATGGTGATAAGTAAATAAAATTCCAAGTCATTTTCTTACTAGACTTGTCTTTTTGTTTGTCTAGTTATCAACTCTAATAGTAACTTGTTTCATTTCGAGGCTAGCTTGATTGTGGACATTTTAGCTAGCTAGTGGTTTGTAGTGTATTGCCTAAGATACTCGTTCGGATTCATTCATTCAAATTACATGAGATGGGCAATATTCAAATTCATGCAAACCTTGAAGTTGCTTAAGTGAAATTTTGCACCTTGTAATACAAGATGAAATAGGCAATCCAATAAAATAAAGGTGACACCTTcgattaatcatttcatacaTAGATTTGAATCCAATGTTGCTTAAGTGAAAATTTGATgtttaactaattaatagtcaTTTATTACCATACTTTtgtaatgaaaatatttatttatagtatagccaaattataattttgtaaAAGCATGGTAGTTACTTATTAGGCTACGAgaaattgaaagagaaaagGGCAAGAATGAGCGAGGAATGATGAGCATTCACCATCTAGGTTGGGAGAAATGGAGATGAAGAAAAAAGAGGAGCGAAAAAGGAGGAGAATGAGCGGATGATGGATGACACACCATTCATTTTGATAACAAACCTCCCTATAAATTCAATCTCACATTCATTCCCACAACACCATTCTTCTCTTGCCAGAAGAAGGCACTAGCTCGCCTTCTTCTTTTTActtcttctttaaaaaaaataataataaaaaatgggtTCCTTTATTAGGACACCCCTTGTTGTGGCTCTACCTCTCCTATGCCTCTTGACAATTGCCAATGCAGGGGATCCCTATCTCTTCTTCGAATGGCATGTGACCTATGGCACCATCTCCCCCTTGGGGGTCCCTCAGCAGGGCATTCTCATCAACGGTCAGTTCCCCGGCCCCGAGATCAACTGCACCTCCAACAACAACATCGTCGTCAATGTCTTCAACGAGATCGATGAGCCTCTCCTCCTCACTTGGGCCGGCGTCCAGCAGAGGAAGAACTCCTGGCAGGACGGCACTCCCGGCACCATGTGCCCCATTCTCCCTGGCCATAACTACACCTATCAGTTCCAAGTCAAGGACCAGATTGGCAGTTATATCTACTTCCCCACCACTGCCCTCCACCGCGCCTCTGGCGGCATGGGCATGATTAAGGTCCACAGCCGCCCTCTCATTCCTGTCCCTTTTGATACCCCTGCTGAAGAGCATGCTATCCTCCTCGGAGACTGGTACAACAAGGGCCACAAGACCCTCAAGAGCATTCTTGATTCCGGCCGGTCCATTGGCAAGCCCGATGGCATTCAGATCAATGGCCAGTCCAGCAAGGTTGGCGATGCAGTCGCCAAGCCCCTCGTCACCATGGAGGCCGGAAAGACTTACAGGTTGAGGGTGTGCAATGTGGGAATGAGGCTGACTGTCAACTTCAGAATCCAGGGCCACGCCATGAAATTGGTGGAGATGGAGGGATCCCACACCGTGCAGAATGTGTACGACTCCCTAGATATCCACGTCGGCCAATGTATGTCTGTCTTGGTCACTGCCGATCAAACCCCCAAGGATTACTACTTTGTTGCTTCCAGCCGCTTCTTCAAGCAAGTCCTCACATCCGTGGCCACCGTTCACTACGCCAACGGCAACGGGCCCGCATCCCCTGAGCTTCCACCACCCCCTCCGGAGAACTCCGTCGGTATTGCATGGTCCATCAACCAGTTCCGCTCCTTCAGGTGGAACCTCACTGCTAGTGCCGCCCGCCCCAACCCACAGGGCTCCTACCACTACGGGCAGATCAACATCACCCGCACTATCAAGCTCTCAAACTCCCGCCAAGTGGTGGATGGCAAGCTCCGATTTGCTGTCAACGGTGTATCCCATGTGGATGGTGAAACCCCATTGAAACTGGCGGAGTACTTCGGGAAGGTGGACCAAGTGTTCAAATACGATCTTGTCAAGGATGAGGCAGTACAAGGAGACAAAGTTGTGGTGGCACCCAGCGTGAAGAATGCAACCTTCAGGAACTTCGTGGAGATCATCTTCGAGAACCAGGAGAAGACTATCCAGACATGGCACTTGGATGGATACTCCTTCTTTGCGGTTGCAATTGAGCCTGGGACGTGGACCCCCGAGAAGAGGAAGAACTACAATCTGTTGGACGCAGTGAGCAGGCACACCATTCAGGTTTACCCCAACTCATGGGCTGCAATCATGACCACTCTTGACAATGCTGGCATGTGGAACCTGAGGTCTGATATGAGGGAGAGGGCATATTTGGGACAGCAGTTCTACTTTAGTGTCGTCTCACCAGCACTCTCCTTGAGGGATGAGTACAACCTCCCCGCCACACAGGAACTCTGCGGCATTGTCAAGGATTTGCCCAGGCTTGCCCTATAcagttgaagaagaagaagaagaagaagaagatggtaGCTAGTCTAATAAATGTGCGTATACATATCTGTATATTCCTTTTCATTCTCAGAATGAATACACATATTTAACCTCTATAATTCCCATATCTTATTTTTTACTTTCACATGCATTAACTAACATGGTCGGCATTCCCTCAAACATAAAAACAAATATGCATGCATATGCCAAACAGGGAAACTTGTTAAGAAACTTATTAGTATAGAAGCAGACGACACTACTACATTATGGTCAGGGAAGGAGATATTTATTACTCTTGCTGAAACAGTCTTTCCGGAGAAAGCCTTATAAAGTTTCATCTATGCATCGCTCTAAATTTTTATTAGATGTTTGTGAACTTTTGTCACAAGCCGACACGTAAGAGAAACTCTTGTAGTAGTCCGGTGAACCACCCTGTCACCTCCATCAATCTTCAAGCCTGCCAGTGTTTCAGCATCATGACTTGGACCATTGATAGCATTTACAGCCTGCACCAAATGGAGGACCATAAATATTCTATACAAACCAAATGCATGAATTTGTATTTCCTCAGAAATTGTTTGCATGTCTCATCTTGCCTCATCATAGCAGTGATTCTCAGAGTCCTTTATGCCATGCAAATAATCTGGAAGAAAACATGATTTCTATGTTTAAACAACAGCAAGGGATGAACATACACAATAACAAATAGACGTAAAATAAATAGCAACCTGAGTACGCCATATCTTTAAATATCAGCAAGCTACGAGGCATTAATACCACAGAAAAGGGAAGGTATTTGCTGGACTTGTAGCCCTTTGTAACTGAAGGTTCGTAAATTATGTCTTGAGTATCGTTTTCTGATGTTTCCGCTGTGCTCTCTAAATTAGGATGAGGAACAAAGTCCATAACAACAGGAGACCCAAGTGATAGAATTGCCACCACAGGCATATATGCAGGTCCGTCCTGATGTGGCTGttaagaagaaagaaattgCAAAACAGTGCAATCAAAGTTCCAGAGTAGGAAAGACCATACAACTTCAGCGGATTTGGGCTACTTTCTTCACCCTTCCGCTTTCCACATAACAGTAATAGCAAATATAGATAACCAATAACTTTGCAGATCTACCTAATAAACTTGAATTTAGCACCCACCATAATTCCTTGGTCAGGCAAATATTCGTTGATAAGCACATGGTTGATTGCTGAGGGGAACAACTTTGATTCCTCGCATATTCTATTTGTAACTCTTTTTAGCCAGGATGGCACTGCAAAACACAAAGAACTTGGACATTCAACTTCTGTTGCTGTACCCAAACTTCACATATAAGTCATCATGGTCAATCCTCCAGAAAATTGGAAACAAAATATCAGCTACTTCTGCAGCGGAAAATGTTGGAACAAATATTTTCAAGTTATGCACTCCTAGATCTGCAAACATTCTCCGAGGCAGCATTCTTTGGATCCATGAAACAGTCTCACAAGAGAGCAAACCTCTGTTCCGTTATGCTAGTGCATAAGCAGTAGATTATTATTACCATTTCTTGTTTTGCTTAAACGAGAGGTGAGTGAGTAATGACATAGTATCAGAAGCAAAGAGTGCCCAAACATTTGCTCAGAGTAACCATTACATCTATATCGTACAACCACAAACACAGTAACAGATAATAATGCCATTTGTCCACTGACTGCAGCAAATGCATTCGCGtttgtcaaatttggacaaacAAATAGGAAGGGATGGTTCTTTCATTGCATTGATAGAACAAAGAACTAGGAAAAGATTAGATATTAAGTGATTATTTTAGGAAAAAGATTTTTTAGAATTCTCCTTCGGCACTCGTACAACTGGTATTCCGGACACGtcttaattgaaaagaaagaaacttgGCCGTTCGAATCCAAACTCTATTTACATTACGATTCATTATTTCTATGTTATTCATTCACGTAGTAGCCGCGAGCGAAATGGGTGCAGGCTAAACCGTGAAGATTAGAGCAGAAGAACTCCGGTGGAGCCAGTGTGGTGGCGAACACGCTGTGCTGTAAGCTAAGAAGGTGGTGCAGAAGTTCTTGAATAAGGAAAGGATTTACCGATCAAGGTTGCACTCCTCAGCCTAAGGGGGTATTAGCAGCCGTTTCCAGCCCCAAGGGCAGGTTCTTCTATTCTCAAAGCCATATAGAGGAAAAGCCCCGACCGGGCCAGGTCAAGAGGCGAGCAAAGTTCAGTCAAGAAGAGCTAGAAGCATTAAGCCCTATTTCCTCTATCTTCCAATCATAAAAGATTAAGATGAAGTTGCATCAAGAAACTTACATTCTTGGGCAAGAAGACCCTTTTCGTGGACAACTCCTCCTGTGGTCATTTGCAAATTACAATCTCCGAATCAATATGATATGATTTGCAGCAGTAATAAATAAGACGAGTGTTTATGTGTACCCCAATTTTGGAGTCTCCGATTCTTCAAAGTCTTCCATTTGGAAAGCGGCGCTTGGTAAATCTGCAAAGTCAGAGGTGAGATGAATATGCAAAGTTTTGGGGAGGTGTAGATACATAACAATAACATACGTTTTTGAGGAGGAGGTCTTCTTCAGCAGTCGAGATGTACTCAGGAATGTACATGACAGTCGGCACCGAACCCACAACATACTTGTTCAATTCCAGAACTTCCTTCTCTCCTCCTTCCACTCCCAATATCTTTTCCATTCTACACAATTTTCACAAACAAACTTGAGAAGAAAAGAATGAACATGAACGCTTCGACTTCGAGGTGTAGTGCGTGGGCATGTGTGTCATTTACtcttttgttttatattttccGGAAAAAAGGATTCTTtctatattataaataaaaataaaaaagttgagAGGATAAGAGCGTGTGAAATTGAGTGGAAGCAAGAGAATGTCGAACGCCATAGTGAATGGGATTGCCGGAGCTGGCGGAGGTATTGTTGCCCAGATCATTACTTACCCTCTGCAGACGGTAAGCTTCAATCTCTCTCTGCTATAAAGGTAACTGTTATGCGTTTACCCTAAATTTCTACGGCTGGTGCAGGTGAATACACGGCAGCAGACAGAGAGAGTTGCTAAGGCCTCAATTCCATGTGCATCACCTCCTCGGAACACTCTCGTTCAGATTTTTCAGCTCATTAGAAGTGAAGGCATCGGAGGGCTTTACAGCGGCCTCAAGCCATCTCTGCTGGGCACTGCTGCTTCTCAGGTGCCATATTCATGTGGAATTGCGTTTCATGATCTTGCTAAATGCTCATTCCTTCTCTCTACTTGAAGCTTCCAGGGAATCTATTACTCTTTTTACCAGGCTTTCAAAAATAAGGCCGTGGCTGTTGCCCTtgcaaataaaagaaaagggcGAGGGGATGGCACTCCAGGAATGCTTTCTTGGCTTATTGTGGCTGCACTTGCTGGGTATTTCTTCTCTTCCTAGGGCTAGGGTTACCTATTGTTATTATATCCTCCCTTTGTGTTTATTATGTATGTGCTCATTGCAGCTCTCTCAACGTATTGCTCACCAACCCTATATGGGTTCTTGTTACTCGTATGCAGGTAAGCTACCCTCATTTATGCTCAACACTTCCTCTCAGTTTTAAAAAATGTTTCAATGCACAGTCTAATTTATCTGCTTTCTGTGGTTTCTTTCCTTTTACCACACTTTTCATTTTGCTAGtctttgaattaatgaaaaaCTGGCCTTTTTGCTCACTCTCGATTATGCCTTGGCATGGCCACACCCAAACACTTCTGGTTTCATCATAGACCATCTGCTTGGATATACTAAGGTGTCACTATATGTTGACTTCTGAGGATATGTATTTTTCATTTCCACAGACCTACACTCAAGCAGAAAGGAAAATTGTAGAGGCCAAAAAGGAAGCTCTGTTAAAGGAAGCTTCAGAGAATGTTCTATCACGTTCTTCTTTGGCCACCCAATTAGCTCAACTTGATTCAATAAAGCCTCGCCCATATGGAACATTTCAAGCGGTGAATACTACTTGCCATAATCTTCTTTCCTCATCTGTTTTGGCTTACTCATCATTAGTGTCCTTTTACTGTAAATTTTAGGCTGGAAAACATTTATTTTCTATCCCCTACTTGCCATAATCTTCTTTCCTCATCTCTTTTGGCTTACTCATCATTAGTGTCCGTTTACTGTGTAAATTTTAGGCTGGAAAACATTTATTTTCTATCCCATCCATTTCACAGTTAAAAGTGAGGTGTATAACCTACTGAAGATACCAGATGGCAGATGCTCCATGGTTGTATAATTTTTGCCAAACCCATGTAATTTCTCTTCAATGAGTCAAGTACATTGTCTTCTTCCATTATAGTATGATATTTTTAACTGAAAGCATTTACAGTAACTGTGCTGttttagttttttcttttttgttagtTTGAATGATATTTTCAGTCAAATGGAAAATTGCATTATAGTATGATATTTACTGTATACATTGTTTCAAATACACTCTTAGCTAGATTTTTAAAGCATGTCAACTGCATACTTTATGTGTAAACCCGCTGAGACACTTCAAATAAGTAATTTGCCATAGgattgaattttacaatcttTTGTTAGTTCATGAAGGAATAAATCTTAATACTCCCGCAATAGCATGCATTTCCTCTTACAATACTTTGAAGTAAGCATTTTTATCATTCTTATCATTTTATCTAATTTGATATTAGTTTTAATCGGACATCTATTTGAATATCTTTAGTAGGCATGCGAGGTTTATAATGAATCAGGAATTGCTGGATTCTGGAAAGGCATCATTCCAACACTTATAATGGTTAGTTTACTGCATTATTTTCTAACAAAGTCAGCTTTTCAAGATGTTATTTGAATTTCTGCAAATGCTGTTTGATTTTGACTCCCCAGGTCTGCAATCCATCAATTCAGTTCATGATTTATGAGAGTTTGTTAAAACGCCTGAGGAGTAAACGATCTGCTAAGAAACAAGGTTCAACAAATATAAAAGCCGTAGAGGTAAATCTGTTGACATGACTTGCATTACTACTTCTTTTCCATTTTCCACTTGATCAATGAAActtcatcttgatgttgcacAAGGTGTAAGAAAATTTATGCACACCAGTTCAGCAGTCATGTACCTTAAGCAAAACTATGAATGGTGGGTGCTTGGAAAGGTGCGGACACACTCAAGTACAAATATTGTTTCACACACAGATTCTCTGATATGCGTAGTATATGTATCGACATATATCCAAGTTTAAGCATAGTTGTCGGCTGGACATGTAGAGCACATGTACAAATGCAATGATCATTCAAGAGTGCGTAACTTGGTGCAGATTCACACAAATATACTTTCTCACACTATAGCTGATAATATAAATTATGTGAATATGATAGGCTGATAGAGTGAGGGAGTCCATGCAAATTTACAATCACCATTAGAATCTAGCGAACAATGAATGGTTTTTGTTAGAAACAATAAGAAACCAAAAAAACTTTGTAAGGTGTATCATCTACCTCACATTCATTCAAGTTACAAGCCTTTTGTGTTCACTAGATTGATTTGCGCCTTGGTGAAACAAATTGCAATCACTATTTAACATGTGCAACTGCTAAACTGATTGGTTCATTGCTTTCATGGTATATAGATCTTTGTAGTGGGGGCCATTGCAAAGCTAGGAGCAACTGTTTGTACATATCCCCTGTTAGTTGTCAAGGTAAAATCATCTATACTTTGATATCTTGATTTTTCTGAACTAACTATAAGAATAAGAAAGGGTGCATGAGTTTTTATGCCACGCAAACATGATGTACTTTCCATAAATGTGTATAACAGTGTTGTCAACAACAATATAGGGACCTGATTTTCAATAGGACTGAACATTATCTTACTTTTTCTTGTGCATAAATATGCAGTCAAGACTTCAAGCAAAGCAGGAGATTGGTGGAAATATTTCATTAAGATATTCAGGTTTGTAAAATTATTAGTCCACAATACATTTGGTAATGTCTGCTTGTGATTGAAACATCACAAACATCAAAAGATCTTTATTTAAGTAGGTTTTGTGATGGAACAGGTACAATTGATGCCATCAGTAAGATGATACATTATGAAGGAGTGAGCAGCTTTTACAAAGGGATGAGCACGAAGATCGTACAGAGTGTGTTTGCTGCTTCGGTTCTTTTCATGGTGAAAGAGGAGCTAGTCAAGATTTATGATGTGATGAGGATTGCCAAGTGATAACATTCGCAAAATTGTGAGAATATGGGCATGTACCTTCATCACTACAATTCCTTCACATACTTCTCATACATAAAGTTTACAATCGAGAAAATACAGTATGTAACTATATAGTATTCTTGCCAACTTCATGTTACATCTCACGCATATAAAAAGAGTggattgatttatttcttttgGAGCAAAATCATTAGTATGTGCCTCAAATAAAATGTTGAGGTGTTGTGTTTGTCATACATTGAGAAGGATAAAATCCAGTTAGTTCTCAAGGAACAGGGAGGAATTAGAAATGAGACGATTCAGGCttctaaaaataacaaaattattgGAGCAATGGAAGTCAGACTACAAGAGAGACACTATAAATCCCCcataaacaaacaaataaataaatcataaaatgGCCTGTGCAGCCAATAAATTGAAATACGGGAAGAATGCCAAGTAAAATCATTTCACATTTTTTCCCTTTATATAGTACAAAGATATACAAGATAAATCTACTGAGCCTGAAAATTTACATATTGAGGAATGGTATCATATATCATCACTTCAGGTTTACAAAAGAACAAAGATATAGAAGCCAAAGATTAATTATGTATTCATGTGGATGGGGGGTGGAGCCATCCATAAACAAATTAAGAGGCCATAATATTTTCTTCACTTCTCAATTAAGATAATAAATTTCAGATGCGCCCAGGAAAGATAGCTCTGACCAATCTGGGAGTAAGATTAAGAACCACTTATAAGATAGTAGATGGAAAGAACAGTTACAATGTTGGAGAAGTAGCCGCTGGTGGATCCCGGAGAACTTGCTGCAGTAAGCGAGCAGCCAGACGTTGAGTAATTCCACCAACCACACGCCCGCCAAGTTGTCGTGCTTCCGGTTCTTGCAGTACCTGCATACATGAGTTTTAGCTTTTGTAAATTCCAGCAATTTC is a window encoding:
- the LOC130999614 gene encoding uncharacterized protein LOC130999614 isoform X2 → MEKILGVEGGEKEVLELNKYVVGSVPTVMYIPEYISTAEEDLLLKNIYQAPLSKWKTLKNRRLQNWGGVVHEKGLLAQELPSWLKRVTNRICEESKLFPSAINHVLINEYLPDQGIMPHQDGPAYMPVVAILSLGSPVVMDFVPHPNLESTAETSENDTQDIIYEPSVTKGYKSSKYLPFSVVLMPRSLLIFKDMAYSDYLHGIKDSENHCYDEAVNAINGPSHDAETLAGLKIDGGDRVVHRTTTRVSLTCRLVTKVHKHLIKI
- the LOC130999614 gene encoding uncharacterized protein LOC130999614 isoform X1; its protein translation is MEKILGVEGGEKEVLELNKYVVGSVPTVMYIPEYISTAEEDLLLKNIYQAPLSKWKTLKNRRLQNWGGVVHEKGLLAQESTEVECPSSLCFAVPSWLKRVTNRICEESKLFPSAINHVLINEYLPDQGIMPHQDGPAYMPVVAILSLGSPVVMDFVPHPNLESTAETSENDTQDIIYEPSVTKGYKSSKYLPFSVVLMPRSLLIFKDMAYSDYLHGIKDSENHCYDEAVNAINGPSHDAETLAGLKIDGGDRVVHRTTTRVSLTCRLVTKVHKHLIKI
- the LOC130999611 gene encoding L-ascorbate oxidase homolog, producing MGSFIRTPLVVALPLLCLLTIANAGDPYLFFEWHVTYGTISPLGVPQQGILINGQFPGPEINCTSNNNIVVNVFNEIDEPLLLTWAGVQQRKNSWQDGTPGTMCPILPGHNYTYQFQVKDQIGSYIYFPTTALHRASGGMGMIKVHSRPLIPVPFDTPAEEHAILLGDWYNKGHKTLKSILDSGRSIGKPDGIQINGQSSKVGDAVAKPLVTMEAGKTYRLRVCNVGMRLTVNFRIQGHAMKLVEMEGSHTVQNVYDSLDIHVGQCMSVLVTADQTPKDYYFVASSRFFKQVLTSVATVHYANGNGPASPELPPPPPENSVGIAWSINQFRSFRWNLTASAARPNPQGSYHYGQINITRTIKLSNSRQVVDGKLRFAVNGVSHVDGETPLKLAEYFGKVDQVFKYDLVKDEAVQGDKVVVAPSVKNATFRNFVEIIFENQEKTIQTWHLDGYSFFAVAIEPGTWTPEKRKNYNLLDAVSRHTIQVYPNSWAAIMTTLDNAGMWNLRSDMRERAYLGQQFYFSVVSPALSLRDEYNLPATQELCGIVKDLPRLALYS
- the LOC130999612 gene encoding peroxisomal nicotinamide adenine dinucleotide carrier-like translates to MSNAIVNGIAGAGGGIVAQIITYPLQTVNTRQQTERVAKASIPCASPPRNTLVQIFQLIRSEGIGGLYSGLKPSLLGTAASQGIYYSFYQAFKNKAVAVALANKRKGRGDGTPGMLSWLIVAALAGSLNVLLTNPIWVLVTRMQTYTQAERKIVEAKKEALLKEASENVLSRSSLATQLAQLDSIKPRPYGTFQAACEVYNESGIAGFWKGIIPTLIMVCNPSIQFMIYESLLKRLRSKRSAKKQGSTNIKAVEIFVVGAIAKLGATVCTYPLLVVKSRLQAKQEIGGNISLRYSGTIDAISKMIHYEGVSSFYKGMSTKIVQSVFAASVLFMVKEELVKIYDVMRIAK